A DNA window from Amycolatopsis sp. DSM 110486 contains the following coding sequences:
- a CDS encoding amidohydrolase family protein: MSEPTGRPVVLRGGTVLTVDATRRVLPGHDVLVTGDTITAVGPELAVPEGTVEIDATGGIVMPGMIDTHRHMWQTAMRGYGADWTLTQYFVWYYLEHGKTFRPADVYAGNVLSAWEALDAGVTTTVDWSHGLQTTEHADAAVDALQAVPGRFVLAYGNIQDAPAHWTATPEFREFVARRMTGDPMLGFQLAFDVTGDPAFPEKPAFEVARELGVPVTTHAGVWGATGDDGIRLMHDHGFMTPETIYVHGASLSADSYHRIAATGGSVSVSTESEQSAGQGYPPTWALRSHGIPVSLSMDTSVWWSGDLFSAMRTTLGADRSREHLEAHAKGDTVTHAALRADQVVEWATRGGARALGREAELGSVEVGKKADLVLVKNDHSPVSFPLLNPHGHIAFQAQRGDVHTVLVDGRIVKRDGRLVDADLAAVRRTVDATVEHLRAQLGDEAWEQGMNPDVPAAKVLDNPYTYTEYQSGSTHGG; this comes from the coding sequence ATGAGCGAGCCCACCGGCCGGCCGGTCGTCCTGCGCGGCGGGACCGTGCTGACCGTCGACGCCACCCGCCGCGTGCTGCCCGGGCACGACGTGCTGGTCACCGGCGACACGATCACCGCCGTCGGCCCGGAGCTGGCCGTGCCCGAAGGCACCGTGGAGATCGACGCGACCGGCGGCATCGTGATGCCGGGCATGATCGACACGCACCGGCACATGTGGCAGACGGCGATGCGCGGCTACGGCGCCGACTGGACGCTGACGCAGTACTTCGTCTGGTACTACCTCGAACACGGCAAGACGTTCCGCCCGGCCGACGTCTACGCGGGCAACGTGCTGTCCGCCTGGGAAGCGCTCGATGCCGGCGTGACGACCACAGTGGACTGGTCGCACGGGCTGCAGACGACCGAGCACGCCGACGCGGCCGTGGACGCGCTGCAGGCCGTGCCGGGCCGGTTCGTGCTGGCATACGGCAACATCCAGGACGCGCCGGCGCACTGGACCGCCACGCCCGAGTTCCGCGAGTTCGTCGCGCGCCGCATGACCGGCGACCCGATGCTCGGCTTCCAGCTGGCGTTCGACGTGACCGGCGACCCGGCGTTCCCGGAGAAGCCGGCGTTCGAGGTCGCGCGCGAGCTCGGCGTCCCCGTGACCACGCACGCGGGCGTGTGGGGCGCGACCGGCGACGACGGCATCCGCCTCATGCACGACCACGGCTTCATGACGCCGGAGACGATCTACGTGCACGGCGCGTCGCTCTCGGCCGACTCGTACCACCGGATCGCCGCGACCGGCGGCTCGGTGTCGGTGTCCACCGAGAGCGAGCAGAGCGCGGGCCAGGGCTACCCGCCCACCTGGGCGCTGCGCTCGCACGGCATCCCGGTGTCGCTGTCGATGGACACTTCGGTGTGGTGGAGCGGCGACCTGTTCTCCGCCATGCGCACCACGCTGGGCGCCGACCGGTCCCGCGAGCACCTTGAGGCGCACGCGAAGGGCGACACCGTCACGCACGCCGCGCTGCGCGCCGACCAGGTCGTGGAGTGGGCCACCCGCGGCGGCGCCAGGGCACTCGGGCGGGAGGCCGAGCTGGGCAGCGTCGAGGTCGGCAAGAAGGCCGACCTGGTGCTGGTGAAAAACGATCACTCGCCCGTGTCGTTCCCGCTGCTCAATCCCCACGGCCACATCGCGTTCCAGGCCCAGCGCGGCGACGTGCACACCGTGCTGGTCGACGGCCGCATCGTGAAGCGCGACGGCCGCCTCGTGGACGCCGACCTCGCGGCGGTGCGCCGCACGGTGGACGCGACGGTCGAACACCTGCGTGCGCAGCTGGGCGACGAGGCCTGGGAGCAGGGGATGAACCCCGACGTTCCCGCGGCGAAGGTCCTGGACAACCCGTACACCTACACCGAATACCAGAGCGGCAGCACGCACGGCGGGTGA
- a CDS encoding IclR family transcriptional regulator C-terminal domain-containing protein, whose product MPREGTGPDFIEALARGLEVIAAFRPNQPVMTLAEVATATKLARPTARRILLTLEELGYVRAAERGYALTPRVLELGVAYVRSMGLWDIARPHLEKLVAQTNESCSIAQLDGSDIVYVARVSVPKIVSLAVQIGTRFPALPTSLGKVLLAALSPEELETTLAEPTRSGLVPRWQPGHAERDAELREVRARGWALTDEQLTLGIRSVAAPLRDGSGRVIASVNVNCHAAETPVDRLIGHHLPLLLQAAGDISADFARLQDVPHSAAATAPAVS is encoded by the coding sequence ATGCCACGAGAGGGAACCGGTCCGGACTTCATCGAGGCGCTCGCCCGCGGGCTCGAAGTGATCGCCGCCTTCCGGCCCAACCAGCCGGTGATGACGCTCGCCGAGGTCGCGACCGCCACGAAGCTGGCCCGCCCCACCGCGCGGCGGATCCTGCTGACGCTGGAAGAACTCGGCTACGTGCGCGCGGCCGAGCGTGGTTACGCCCTCACGCCCCGCGTGCTCGAGCTCGGCGTCGCCTACGTGCGGTCGATGGGCCTGTGGGACATCGCGCGCCCGCACCTGGAGAAGCTCGTGGCGCAGACGAACGAGTCCTGCTCGATCGCGCAGCTCGACGGGTCCGACATCGTCTACGTGGCCCGGGTTTCGGTGCCGAAGATCGTGTCGCTGGCCGTGCAGATCGGCACCCGGTTCCCGGCGTTGCCGACATCGCTGGGCAAAGTCCTGCTCGCTGCCCTGTCACCCGAGGAGCTCGAGACGACCCTCGCCGAGCCGACGCGCTCCGGGCTCGTGCCGCGCTGGCAGCCCGGTCACGCCGAACGCGACGCCGAGCTGCGTGAGGTCCGCGCCCGCGGCTGGGCGCTGACCGACGAGCAGCTCACCCTCGGCATCCGCTCGGTGGCGGCGCCGCTGCGCGACGGGTCCGGCCGCGTGATCGCGAGCGTCAACGTCAACTGCCACGCCGCCGAGACCCCGGTCGACCGCCTGATCGGCCACCACCTGCCACTGCTGCTGCAGGCCGCGGGCGACATCAGTGCGGACTTCGCGCGCCTGCAGGACGTGCCCCACAGTGCTGCCGCCACCGCGCCGGCCGTGTCCTGA
- a CDS encoding CaiB/BaiF CoA-transferase family protein, producing the protein MEDSPAGAGTGPLSGLLVADFSRVLAGPYATMLLADLGAEVVKVEGPQGDETRTWMPPVRGETSTYYLGVNRGKRSIALDLRDEADAALGRELAARADVLIENFKPGGLAKYGLDYETVRALNPGLVYASITGFGSGAGSHVPGYDLMVQAISGLMSLTGDPAGPPYRAGISVFDVMAGNHAVIGILAALRHRDATGAGQLVEVNLLSSALTGLVNHSSAYVAGGVVPYRMGNAHPSVFPYEPLPTADDDIIVAAANDGQFRKLCDVLAIPEIAEDPRFTHNADRTRNREELRPILVERLSTRGAVDWFEALTAVGVPCGPISTIDGGFAMAERFGLDPVVEVGEGDRAVPTTRHPLRLSATPASYRLPPPELDEHGAELRAWLRTPREESE; encoded by the coding sequence ATGGAAGACTCCCCGGCGGGAGCGGGCACCGGACCGCTGTCGGGGCTGCTGGTGGCGGACTTCTCCCGGGTGCTGGCCGGCCCGTACGCCACGATGCTGCTCGCCGACCTCGGCGCCGAAGTCGTGAAGGTCGAGGGCCCACAGGGCGACGAGACCCGCACCTGGATGCCGCCGGTGCGCGGCGAGACCTCCACCTACTACCTCGGCGTGAACCGCGGCAAGCGCTCCATCGCCCTCGACCTGCGAGACGAGGCCGACGCGGCGCTCGGGCGCGAGCTCGCCGCCCGGGCCGACGTGCTCATCGAGAACTTCAAGCCCGGCGGCCTCGCCAAGTACGGCCTCGACTACGAAACCGTCCGCGCCCTCAACCCCGGCCTCGTCTACGCGTCGATCACCGGCTTCGGCTCCGGCGCGGGCAGCCACGTGCCCGGTTACGACCTGATGGTGCAGGCGATCTCCGGCCTGATGAGCCTCACCGGCGACCCCGCCGGGCCGCCGTACCGCGCCGGCATCTCCGTGTTCGATGTGATGGCCGGCAACCACGCCGTGATCGGCATCCTCGCCGCGCTGCGCCACCGCGACGCGACCGGCGCCGGCCAGCTCGTGGAGGTCAACCTGCTGTCCTCGGCGCTCACCGGGCTGGTGAACCACAGCTCCGCCTACGTCGCGGGGGGCGTGGTCCCCTACCGGATGGGCAACGCGCACCCCAGCGTGTTCCCGTACGAGCCGCTGCCGACCGCCGACGACGACATCATCGTCGCCGCGGCCAACGACGGCCAGTTCCGCAAGCTGTGCGACGTGCTCGCCATCCCGGAGATCGCCGAAGACCCGCGCTTCACGCACAACGCCGACCGCACGCGCAACCGCGAGGAGCTGCGCCCGATCCTCGTCGAGCGCCTGTCCACCCGCGGCGCCGTCGACTGGTTCGAGGCCCTCACAGCCGTGGGCGTGCCGTGCGGCCCGATCTCCACGATCGACGGCGGCTTCGCGATGGCCGAGCGGTTCGGGCTCGATCCCGTGGTCGAAGTCGGCGAAGGCGACCGCGCGGTGCCCACGACGCGCCACCCGCTGCGGCTCTCGGCGACCCCGGCGTCCTACCGGCTGCCGCCGCCGGAGCTCGACGAGCACGGTGCCGAGCTGCGCGCCTGGCTCCGTACCCCGCGAGAGGAATCCGAGTGA
- a CDS encoding citryl-CoA lyase: MSEPPVYETALGASSLDKITLLGQDLAHDVMGKVGFGELAFWLATQRRPTPGETRVFEAVLAALADHGFTPTAIVTRLTYLSAPDSIQGALAAGLLGGGSRFLGVTEDCGRFLHEVLASAGDLPTDDAGWDTLALETVRTKREAREFVPGLGHHVHKQGDPRTPRLLEIAAEEGLVGPHLALFTAIGRVHPQVLGKTLPLNGAGVCGAALADLGLPLELLRGFALLARTAGLIGQLAEELRHPVGNDIFLAVDLNNRPVEPDPYTP, translated from the coding sequence GTGAGCGAACCGCCCGTGTACGAGACGGCGCTCGGAGCGTCGTCGCTCGACAAGATCACCCTGCTCGGCCAGGACCTGGCCCACGACGTGATGGGCAAGGTCGGCTTCGGCGAGCTGGCCTTCTGGCTCGCGACGCAGCGCCGGCCGACGCCGGGCGAGACCCGCGTGTTCGAGGCCGTGCTCGCGGCGCTGGCCGACCACGGCTTCACCCCGACCGCGATCGTCACGCGGCTGACCTACCTGTCCGCGCCCGACTCGATCCAGGGCGCGCTCGCCGCCGGCCTGCTCGGCGGTGGCTCGCGCTTCCTCGGCGTCACCGAGGACTGCGGCCGCTTCCTGCACGAGGTGCTCGCCTCGGCCGGCGACCTCCCCACCGACGACGCCGGCTGGGACACACTCGCCCTCGAAACCGTTCGCACGAAACGGGAAGCCCGCGAGTTCGTCCCCGGGCTCGGGCATCACGTGCACAAGCAGGGCGACCCGCGCACGCCGCGCCTGCTGGAGATCGCCGCCGAGGAAGGGCTCGTCGGCCCGCACCTGGCGCTGTTCACCGCGATCGGCCGCGTGCACCCGCAGGTGCTCGGCAAAACGCTGCCGCTCAACGGCGCGGGCGTCTGCGGCGCGGCGCTGGCCGACCTCGGGCTGCCGCTGGAACTGCTGCGCGGGTTTGCCCTGCTGGCCCGCACGGCCGGGCTCATCGGGCAGCTCGCCGAGGAACTGCGCCACCCCGTGGGCAACGACATCTTTCTCGCGGTAGACCTGAACAACCGGCCCGTGGAGCCGGACCCGTACACGCCCTGA
- a CDS encoding dioxygenase, with the protein MELVTEDNITELAAQRWGTAHDPRTKELMTALVRHLHDFAREVRLTEPEWMAAIQWLTRTGQISDEKREEFILASDVLGLSMLVVQMNHAFEKEATPATVLGPFHIDGSPELDFGGDMSDGVEGTPLYVSGAVRSLDGSPVAGALLDVWQADADGSYESQLPEIDEARLRAKYTARADGTYCVRTIAPKGYSIPMDGPVGDLISRTDISHFRPAHVHFLVNAAGHEPLITHLFQEGAEYLDSDVVFGTKQELVVTFEPREPGPTPDGGESAVPWVEARYDFVLQPVG; encoded by the coding sequence ATGGAGCTCGTCACCGAGGACAACATCACGGAGCTGGCCGCGCAGCGGTGGGGCACCGCGCACGACCCGCGCACGAAGGAGCTGATGACCGCGCTCGTACGTCACCTGCACGACTTCGCGCGCGAAGTGCGGCTCACCGAGCCGGAGTGGATGGCCGCGATCCAGTGGCTCACCAGGACGGGCCAGATCAGCGACGAGAAGCGCGAGGAGTTCATCCTCGCCTCCGACGTGCTCGGCCTGAGCATGCTCGTCGTGCAGATGAACCACGCCTTCGAGAAGGAAGCCACGCCGGCCACGGTGCTCGGCCCGTTCCACATCGACGGCTCCCCCGAGCTCGACTTCGGCGGCGACATGTCCGACGGCGTCGAGGGCACCCCGCTCTACGTCAGCGGCGCCGTCCGTTCCCTCGATGGCTCTCCCGTCGCCGGCGCGCTGCTCGACGTGTGGCAGGCGGACGCCGACGGCTCGTACGAGTCGCAGCTGCCGGAGATCGACGAAGCCCGGTTGCGCGCGAAGTACACCGCTCGCGCCGACGGCACCTACTGCGTGCGCACGATCGCCCCGAAGGGGTACTCGATCCCGATGGACGGTCCCGTCGGCGACCTGATCTCGCGCACCGACATCAGCCACTTCCGCCCCGCCCACGTGCACTTCCTCGTGAACGCCGCCGGGCACGAGCCGCTGATCACGCACCTGTTCCAGGAAGGCGCCGAGTACCTCGACAGCGACGTCGTGTTCGGCACCAAACAGGAGCTCGTGGTCACCTTCGAGCCCCGCGAGCCGGGCCCGACACCCGACGGCGGCGAGTCGGCCGTGCCGTGGGTCGAGGCGCGCTACGACTTCGTACTTCAGCCCGTCGGCTGA
- a CDS encoding DUF397 domain-containing protein, whose translation MNETRLWRTSSYSSSEGQCVEVAVGIESVGIRDTKDRQGGELDVRAAAWPALLEQLGR comes from the coding sequence GTGAACGAGACCCGGCTGTGGCGCACCTCGTCGTATTCGAGCAGTGAAGGGCAATGCGTCGAGGTCGCCGTGGGCATCGAGTCGGTCGGCATCCGGGACACCAAGGACCGCCAGGGCGGCGAACTCGACGTTCGCGCCGCCGCGTGGCCGGCCTTGCTGGAGCAGCTCGGGCGCTGA
- a CDS encoding helix-turn-helix transcriptional regulator encodes MSNPPSLRRRRLVSALRRLRTEAGLTIVDAAEAAGFSEAKLSRIETLRHMVNGDDTFRLAQVYGADQQTTDALVQLARSSKQRGWWAAYSDDALGRLTDYIEMQADAVRIREFEEGIVPGALQTSGYTEAVLRLGLPDASEETIQQRLKVRTELQESARSRDLRMWVILDEMALRRPVGGRGVMADQVAALISAANSPGIRVQVLPTDMSGHPAMGTPFTLLDLADRATYVYLDTLAGGSYLEETRDVDRYESAWEALQATALSFEDSTSLMATIRTEHQGG; translated from the coding sequence GTGTCCAACCCGCCTTCCCTTCGCCGTCGGCGCCTGGTGTCGGCGCTTCGCCGGCTGCGCACCGAAGCGGGGCTGACCATTGTGGACGCTGCCGAGGCCGCGGGGTTCTCCGAAGCCAAGCTCAGCCGGATCGAAACGCTGCGGCACATGGTCAACGGCGACGACACCTTCCGGCTCGCCCAGGTCTACGGGGCGGACCAGCAGACAACGGATGCGCTCGTGCAGCTCGCGCGAAGCTCCAAGCAGCGCGGGTGGTGGGCGGCGTACTCCGATGATGCGCTCGGCCGGCTGACGGACTACATCGAAATGCAGGCCGATGCAGTTCGCATTCGCGAGTTCGAGGAAGGCATCGTGCCGGGCGCGCTCCAGACCAGCGGGTACACCGAGGCGGTTCTGCGCCTCGGTCTGCCGGATGCCAGCGAGGAGACAATCCAGCAGCGGCTCAAGGTCCGAACCGAACTCCAGGAGAGTGCCCGATCCCGAGACCTGCGGATGTGGGTGATCCTCGACGAGATGGCGCTGCGGCGCCCCGTCGGCGGTCGCGGCGTGATGGCGGACCAAGTGGCCGCGCTGATCTCGGCGGCCAACTCGCCGGGCATCCGTGTGCAGGTGCTCCCGACGGACATGAGCGGCCATCCGGCGATGGGAACTCCCTTCACGCTGCTCGATCTTGCCGATCGGGCCACGTATGTCTACCTCGACACCCTCGCCGGTGGCTCGTACCTGGAGGAGACTCGCGACGTGGACCGGTATGAGTCGGCCTGGGAGGCGCTCCAGGCGACAGCGTTGAGCTTCGAGGATTCGACTAGCCTGATGGCGACCATTCGAACCGAGCACCAAGGCGGGTAG
- a CDS encoding helix-turn-helix domain-containing protein, with protein sequence MTALVQRSALAQLDIVAARLEEIRVAEGLTLREAGRILGMLAGNIHSLRTRARTSQTLPTLDAYARHLGYRLHVVLVEDDPGQRRPPWRERMPHGDNAGDAQAMSELWQLLQHLQTLRQKAGLTRDEVAETLGISPLTLWRLENNPGAADAAFTNVLLYARFYGYTVQLLLAEPLEVTAIGKWMRDDGSVIYDGNPETGDDEDHPDDE encoded by the coding sequence ATGACCGCACTGGTCCAGCGGTCGGCGCTCGCGCAACTCGACATCGTCGCCGCGCGGCTCGAAGAGATCCGCGTCGCCGAGGGCCTCACCCTGCGGGAAGCGGGGCGGATCCTCGGCATGCTCGCCGGCAACATCCACTCGCTGCGCACCCGGGCCCGCACCAGCCAGACCCTGCCTACCCTCGACGCCTACGCCCGCCACCTCGGCTACCGCCTGCACGTCGTCCTCGTCGAAGACGACCCGGGACAACGCCGCCCGCCCTGGCGCGAGCGCATGCCCCACGGCGACAACGCCGGCGACGCCCAGGCGATGTCCGAACTGTGGCAGCTCCTGCAACACCTGCAGACGCTGCGCCAGAAGGCCGGCCTGACCCGCGACGAGGTCGCCGAAACCCTCGGCATCAGCCCACTCACCTTGTGGCGCCTGGAAAACAACCCCGGCGCAGCCGATGCGGCCTTCACCAACGTGCTGCTCTACGCCCGCTTCTACGGCTACACCGTCCAACTCCTCCTCGCCGAGCCGCTGGAGGTGACGGCGATAGGCAAATGGATGCGCGACGACGGCTCAGTGATCTACGACGGCAACCCCGAAACCGGCGACGACGAAGACCACCCCGACGACGAATGA
- a CDS encoding NADP-dependent succinic semialdehyde dehydrogenase, translated as MAIATINPATGETVKTFTELTEAEVRDRIGIAHEQWQTYRRTTFAERAALLHATADLLEKEADDVARMMTTEMGKTLASARAEALKSAKGMRYYADHAEEFLADEPLPDPSVVGASRALGRYQPLGVVLAVMPWNFPLWQVMRFAAPALMAGNVGLLKHASNVPQCALYLEDVFRRGGFGEGCFQTLLVSAHQVEPILRDARVAAATLTGSEPAGRSVAAICGDEVKHTVLELGGSDPFVVMPSADLDRAAETAVTARTQNNGQSCIAAKRFIVHTDVYDEFARKFVERMRALTVGDPFDDDTKVGPLATEQGRADVEELVDETVSAGATVLCGGKRPEGPGWFYPPTVITDITREMRIFTEEVFGPVASLYRVADLDEALEIANATPFGLGSNAWTEDAGEIERFIDDLDAGQVFINGMTVSYPELPFGGVKRSGYGRELSSHGIREFCNLKTVWVG; from the coding sequence ATGGCGATCGCCACCATCAACCCCGCGACCGGGGAGACGGTCAAGACGTTCACCGAGCTGACCGAGGCCGAGGTCCGGGACAGGATCGGGATCGCGCACGAACAGTGGCAGACCTACCGGCGCACCACGTTCGCCGAGCGCGCCGCGCTGCTGCACGCCACCGCCGACCTTCTCGAAAAAGAAGCCGACGACGTCGCGCGGATGATGACGACCGAGATGGGCAAGACCCTCGCCTCGGCCCGCGCGGAGGCGCTGAAGTCCGCCAAGGGCATGCGGTACTACGCCGACCACGCCGAAGAATTCCTCGCCGACGAGCCGCTGCCGGACCCGTCGGTGGTCGGCGCGTCGCGCGCACTGGGCCGCTACCAGCCGCTCGGGGTGGTGCTGGCCGTGATGCCGTGGAACTTCCCGCTGTGGCAGGTGATGCGCTTCGCCGCGCCCGCGCTGATGGCGGGCAACGTCGGGCTGCTCAAGCACGCGTCCAACGTGCCGCAGTGTGCCCTGTACCTCGAGGACGTGTTCCGCCGCGGCGGATTCGGCGAAGGCTGCTTCCAGACGCTGCTGGTCTCCGCGCACCAGGTCGAGCCGATCCTGCGTGACGCGCGCGTCGCCGCCGCCACGCTCACCGGCAGCGAGCCGGCCGGGCGCTCGGTCGCCGCGATCTGCGGTGACGAGGTGAAGCACACCGTGCTGGAACTGGGCGGCAGCGACCCGTTCGTGGTGATGCCCTCGGCCGACCTCGACCGCGCGGCCGAGACCGCGGTGACGGCGCGCACGCAGAACAACGGCCAGTCGTGCATCGCGGCGAAGCGCTTCATCGTGCACACCGACGTCTACGACGAGTTCGCCAGGAAGTTCGTGGAGCGGATGCGGGCGCTGACCGTCGGCGACCCGTTCGACGACGACACGAAGGTCGGGCCGCTGGCCACGGAACAGGGCCGCGCCGACGTCGAGGAACTGGTGGACGAGACCGTTTCCGCGGGCGCCACCGTGCTGTGCGGCGGGAAACGGCCGGAAGGCCCGGGCTGGTTCTACCCTCCGACGGTGATCACCGACATCACGCGCGAGATGCGCATCTTCACCGAAGAGGTGTTCGGCCCGGTCGCCTCGCTCTACCGCGTGGCGGACCTCGACGAGGCGCTGGAGATCGCGAACGCGACGCCGTTCGGCCTCGGGTCCAACGCGTGGACCGAGGACGCCGGCGAGATCGAGCGGTTCATCGACGACCTCGACGCCGGGCAGGTGTTCATCAACGGCATGACGGTGTCCTACCCGGAGCTGCCGTTCGGCGGCGTGAAGCGCTCGGGTTACGGCCGCGAGCTGTCGTCGCACGGAATCCGGGAGTTCTGCAACCTCAAGACGGTCTGGGTCGGCTGA
- a CDS encoding SDR family oxidoreductase has protein sequence MDLGVAGRTAVVCASTQGLGRACAVELARAGCTVVVNGRSEDSTRAAAAELAAETGATVVPVAGDLGDHAVQDALLSAAGPVDILVNNNAGPPFRDFREVDEDALFAGVRANMATPIRLVQLVVDGMVERRFGRIVNITSGSVKMPLAGLDLSSGARAGLTGFLAGVARSVAHANVTINFLLPGSFDTRRLRSGQETAAANAGVTPEAVADRQRAAIPAGRFGEPAEFGAACAYLCSAQAGFVTGQSLLIDGGAYPGVL, from the coding sequence GTGGATCTCGGAGTCGCCGGCCGCACGGCCGTGGTGTGTGCGTCGACCCAGGGCCTCGGGCGGGCCTGCGCGGTGGAGCTCGCCCGGGCGGGCTGCACCGTCGTCGTCAACGGGCGCTCGGAGGACTCGACGCGCGCCGCGGCCGCGGAGCTCGCGGCGGAAACGGGCGCGACCGTGGTGCCCGTGGCGGGCGACCTCGGCGACCACGCCGTGCAGGACGCGCTGCTCTCGGCCGCGGGACCGGTCGACATCCTCGTGAACAACAACGCCGGTCCGCCGTTCCGCGACTTCCGCGAGGTTGACGAAGACGCGCTGTTCGCCGGCGTGCGCGCCAACATGGCCACGCCGATCCGGCTGGTGCAGCTGGTCGTCGACGGCATGGTGGAACGCCGGTTCGGCCGGATCGTGAACATCACGTCCGGCTCGGTCAAGATGCCGCTCGCCGGACTCGACCTCTCCAGCGGCGCGCGGGCCGGCCTCACCGGGTTCCTCGCCGGCGTCGCCCGGTCCGTCGCGCACGCCAACGTGACGATCAACTTCCTGCTGCCCGGCTCGTTCGACACCCGCCGCCTGCGTTCGGGTCAGGAAACGGCGGCTGCGAACGCGGGAGTGACGCCGGAAGCCGTTGCGGACCGGCAACGCGCGGCGATCCCCGCCGGCCGGTTCGGCGAGCCCGCGGAGTTCGGCGCGGCGTGCGCTTACCTTTGCTCGGCGCAGGCGGGGTTCGTCACCGGCCAGAGCCTGCTCATCGACGGCGGGGCGTACCCGGGCGTGCTCTGA